A single region of the Xenopus laevis strain J_2021 chromosome 4L, Xenopus_laevis_v10.1, whole genome shotgun sequence genome encodes:
- the LOC108704046 gene encoding IQ motif and SEC7 domain-containing protein 1 isoform X5, translated as MEAAEPESGESPDRAAEYLQQLNRIIESQRGQLERQRGRIEELEGQLVKLATDHQRHLNNCPLRFDGEMTRSLRFVPQSSSSSLPSPPSPICIMDESVEGDVPGNESGSLDGTSSYHQGAITHSSSLSPDQYDHPPYGIYPVTPGQRSRRPKLQHSTSILRKQAEEDAIKRSRSLSESYELSSDLQDKQVEMLERKYGGRLVSRHAARTIQTAFRQYQMNKNFERLRSSMSENRMSRRIVLSNMRMQFSFEGPEKVHSSYFEGKQVSMSNDGTKMGRLVQSECGDRGEQTSMKSPAASSDFADAITELEDAFSRQVKSLAESIDDALNCRSLHTDEAQSADPIRGREIERSGSGQMKAAHNVDHRKLDEMTASYSDVTLYIDEEELSPPLPLSQSVDRTSSTDSELRLRSMNSQEYWSMTHKDDKLDTDTSCRSTPSLDCQDHRSRIDHLPLLTIEPPSDSSVDLSDRSERGSVKRQNVYERGIPNQQGSPKHIPHIPTKIIPRDEEQPRHRPRPIDAQLIINGTVNRQSKSESDYSDGDNDSINSTSNSNDTINCSSESSRDSLREQTLSKQTYHKETRNSWDSPAFSNDVIRKRHYRIGLNLFNKKPEKGVQYLIERGFVPDTPVGVAHFLLQRKGLSRQMIGEFLGNRQKQFNRDVLDCVVDEMDFSVMELDEALRKFQAHIRVQGEAQKVERLIEGFSQRYCMCNPGVVRQFRNPDTIFILAFAIILLNTDMYSPNVKPERKMKLEDFVKNLRGVDDGEDIPRETLVGIYERIRKRELKTNEDHVSQVQKVEKLIVGKKPIGSLHHGLGCVLSLPHRRLVCYCRLFEVPDPNKPQKLGLHQREIFLFNDLLVVTKIFQKKKNSVTYSFRQSFSLYGMQVLLFENQYYPNGIRLTSAIPGADIKVLINFNAPNPQDRKKFTDDLRESIAEVQEMEKYRIECKYKAELEKQKGVVRPSMSQSSSLKKESGNSALNRACLDDSYASGEGLKRSALSSSLRDLSEAVFDLLFGNSPLHPSKRGRRSSAGSLDSNMEGSIISSPHIRRRTPSTRECPSRQSMPSSSSSLLGSLFGTKRGKPSSSSQGHLASSASQSQHPTLISHQRHSTGELVGPSEGQTQAQVHAQHSQYCHIQQNPPPYHHHHHYLPPQHLQQHQYHPVAQHTPYMQHAQHSHSSHPPLPPSAHSQHAQHHHSQQASSSSVSTKPKHSGISTIV; from the exons TGTTGAGGGGGACGTTCCAGGGAATGAGAGCGGCTCACTAGACGGCACATCGAGTTACCACCAAGGGGCAATTACTCACAGTTCATCTCTAAGTCCAGATCAGTACGATCACCCCCCGTACGGCATTTACCCTGTGACTCCCGGCCAGAGATCCCGCCGGCCCAAACTACAACACTCCACCTCTATACTGCGCAAACAGGCCGAGGAGGACGCCATCAAACGGTCCCGGTCACTATCAGAGAGCTATGAGTTGTCTTCTGATCTGCAGGACAAGCAG GTGGAAATGCTTGAGCGCAAATATGGAGGCCGTCTCGTAAGCAGACATGCAGCGCGCACCATACAGACCGCATTCCGCCAGTATCAGATGAACAAGAACTTTGAGCGGCTCAGAAGTTCCATGTCGGAGAATCGCATGTCCCGGCGCATCGTTCTGTCCAACATGAGGATGCAGTTTTCCTTTGAAGGACCAGAGAAAGTCCACAGCTCGTACTTTGAGGGTAAACAGGTTTCCATGAGCAACGACGGCACAAAAATGGGGCGTCTGGTTCAGTCTGAATGTGGAGATCGAGGGGAGCAAACATCTATGAAATCTCCAGCGGCATCCAGCGACTTTGCTGACGCCATTACTGAGCTGGAGGACGCCTTCTCCCGGCAGGTCAAGTCCCTCGCCGAGTCCATAGACGACGCGCTCAATTGCCGCAGCCTCCACACGGACGAGGCCCAATCAGCCGATCCGATCAGGGGGCGGGAAATAGAGAGGAGCGGTTCCGGGCAGATGAAAGCAGCACATAATGTGGATCACAGGAAACTGGACGAAATGACGGCGTCCTACAGTGATGTCACTTTGTACATTGATGAGGAAGAACtgtctcctcctcttcctctctcacAGTCCGTAGACAGAACCTCTAGCACAGATTCCGAACTGAGACTCAGGTCTATGAACTCTCAAGAGTACTGGTCCATGACGCACAAGGATGATAAGTTGGACACGGACACCAGTTGCAGGAGCACCCCGTCTCTGGATTGCCAAGACCACCGGTCACGGATAGACCACCTACCTTTACTCACCATCGAGCCTCCCAGCGACAGTTCCGTGGATCTCAGCGATCGTTCCGAACGAGGGTCCGTTAAAAGACAAAACGTGTATGAAAGAGGGATCCCCAATCAGCAGGGGAGTCCCAAACACATCCCCCATATCCCCACTAAGATTATACCCCGAGACGAGGAACAGCCCCGCCACAGGCCCCGGCCCATAGACGCCCAGTTGATTATTAACGGCACCGTCAATCGACAGAGTAAGTCTGAGTCGGATTATTCCGACGGGGACAATGACAGTATCAATAGCACTTCCAACTCCAACGACACCATCAACTGCAGCTCCGAGTCGTCTCGGGACAGTCTCCGGGAACAGACACTCAGCAAACAGACTTACCACAAGGAGACGCGCAACAGCTGGGACTCGCCTGCGTTCAGCAATGATGTCATCAGGAAACGCCACTATCGGATTGGCTTAAATCTCTTCAACAA GAAGCCGGAGAAGGGGGTCCAGTACCTGATAGAGAGGGGCTTCGTGCCGGACACACCCGTCGGGGTCGCACATTTCCTCCTGCAGAGAAAGGGACTGAGCCGACAGATGATCGGAGAATTTCTGGGTAATCGGCAGAAACAATTCAACAGGGACGTCCTGGA CTGCGTGGTGGATGAAATGGACTTTTCCGTGATGGAACTCGATGAAGCTCTCAGAAAATTTCAGGCTCATATTCGGGTACAGGGAGAGGCCCAGAAGGTGGAACGTTTAATTGAAGGCTTTAG CCAACGATACTGTATGTGTAACCCCGGGGTGGTCAGACAATTCCGGAACCCCGACACCATCTTCATCTTAGCGTTCGCCATCATCCTCCTCAATACGGACATGTACAGCCCCAACGTCAAACCCGAGCGCAAGATGAAATTAGAGGATTTTGTGAAAAACTTACGAG GGGTGGATGATGGGGAGGACATCCCGCGGGAAACTCTGGTTGGGATTTACGAGCGGATCCGCAAGCGGGAGCTGAAGACAAACGAGGATCACGTGTCGCAGGTGCAGAAAGTGGAAAAACTGATCGTTGGGAAGAAGCCG ATCGGATCCTTGCACCATGGACTGGGCTGT GTTCTCTCGTTACCTCACCGCAGGCTCGTCTGTTACTGTCGACTTTTCGAGGTTCCAGATCCAAATAAACCCCAGAAACTGGGTCTGCACCAGCGGGAAATCTTCCTGTTTAATGACCTGCTTGTG GTCACAAAGATTttccagaagaagaaaaattCTGTGACTTACAGTTTCCGGCAGTCGTTTTCCCTTTATGGAATGCAAGTTCTTCTGTTTGAGAATCAAT ATTACCCTAACGGCATTCGTCTCACCTCGGCCATCCCTGGTGCAGACATTAAGGTTCTCATCAACTTCAACGCCCCAAATCCTCAGGATCGAAAGAAATTCACGGATGATTTGCGAGAGTCCATAGCTGAGGTTCAAGAGATGGAAAAGTACAGAATAGAGTGTAAGTACAAAG CGGAGTTAGAAAAGCAAAAGGGAGTGGTGCGGCCCAGCATGTCCCAGAGCTCCAGCCTGAAGAAGGAGTCCGGTAACAGCGCTCTGAACAGGGCGTGTCTAGACGACAGCTACGCCTCAGGGGAGGGGCTAAAACGCAGCGCTCTAAGCAGCTCTCTCAGGGACCTCTCGGAAGCAG TCTTTGATCTCTTGTTTGGAAACAGCCCTTTGCATCCAA gcaagcgTGGGAGACGCAGCAGTGCAGGATCGCTAGACAGCAATATGGAA GGGTCCATCATTAGCAGCCCTCACATACGCCGACGAACCCCATCTACACGGGAGTGCCCATCTCGCCAGAGCATGCCTAGCTCTTCCTCCTCCCTCTTAGGCTCTTTGTTTGGCACAAAACGGGGCAAACCTTCTTCTTCGTCCCAAGGCCACTTGGCTTCCAGCGCATCCCAGTCGCAGCACCCGACTCTGATCTCCCATCAACGTCACTCAACGGGGGAACTGGTAGGGCCGTCTGAAGGCCAAACCCAGGCACAAGTACACGCTCAGCACTCCCAGTATTGTCACATACagcaaaaccctcctccctaccatcatcatcatcactatctGCCCCCTCAGCACCTTCAGCAGCACCAGTACCACCCCGTGGCACAGCACACCCCCTATATGCAACATGCACAACATTCCCACTCTTCCCACCCACCCCTCCCTCCCTCTGCAcattcccagcatgcacagcaccACCACAGCCAGCAGGCCTCCTCCTCATCTGTAAGCACCAAACCAAAACACAGCGGGATCAGTACAATAGTCTAG
- the LOC108704046 gene encoding IQ motif and SEC7 domain-containing protein 1 isoform X1, producing MEAAEPESGESPDRAAEYLQQLNRIIESQRGQLERQRGRIEELEGQLVKLATDHQRHLNNCPLRFDGEMTRSLRFVPQSSSSSLPSPPSPICIMDESYYPRASLESRSGISTEPLSVEGDVPGNESGSLDGTSSYHQGAITHSSSLSPDQYDHPPYGIYPVTPGQRSRRPKLQHSTSILRKQAEEDAIKRSRSLSESYELSSDLQDKQVEMLERKYGGRLVSRHAARTIQTAFRQYQMNKNFERLRSSMSENRMSRRIVLSNMRMQFSFEGPEKVHSSYFEGKQVSMSNDGTKMGRLVQSECGDRGEQTSMKSPAASSDFADAITELEDAFSRQVKSLAESIDDALNCRSLHTDEAQSADPIRGREIERSGSGQMKAAHNVDHRKLDEMTASYSDVTLYIDEEELSPPLPLSQSVDRTSSTDSELRLRSMNSQEYWSMTHKDDKLDTDTSCRSTPSLDCQDHRSRIDHLPLLTIEPPSDSSVDLSDRSERGSVKRQNVYERGIPNQQGSPKHIPHIPTKIIPRDEEQPRHRPRPIDAQLIINGTVNRQSKSESDYSDGDNDSINSTSNSNDTINCSSESSRDSLREQTLSKQTYHKETRNSWDSPAFSNDVIRKRHYRIGLNLFNKKPEKGVQYLIERGFVPDTPVGVAHFLLQRKGLSRQMIGEFLGNRQKQFNRDVLDCVVDEMDFSVMELDEALRKFQAHIRVQGEAQKVERLIEGFSQRYCMCNPGVVRQFRNPDTIFILAFAIILLNTDMYSPNVKPERKMKLEDFVKNLRGVDDGEDIPRETLVGIYERIRKRELKTNEDHVSQVQKVEKLIVGKKPIGSLHHGLGCVLSLPHRRLVCYCRLFEVPDPNKPQKLGLHQREIFLFNDLLVVTKIFQKKKNSVTYSFRQSFSLYGMQVLLFENQYYPNGIRLTSAIPGADIKVLINFNAPNPQDRKKFTDDLRESIAEVQEMEKYRIECKYKAELEKQKGVVRPSMSQSSSLKKESGNSALNRACLDDSYASGEGLKRSALSSSLRDLSEAVFDLLFGNSPLHPSKRGRRSSAGSLDSNMEGSIISSPHIRRRTPSTRECPSRQSMPSSSSSLLGSLFGTKRGKPSSSSQGHLASSASQSQHPTLISHQRHSTGELVGPSEGQTQAQVHAQHSQYCHIQQNPPPYHHHHHYLPPQHLQQHQYHPVAQHTPYMQHAQHSHSSHPPLPPSAHSQHAQHHHSQQASSSSVSTKPKHSGISTIV from the exons TGTTGAGGGGGACGTTCCAGGGAATGAGAGCGGCTCACTAGACGGCACATCGAGTTACCACCAAGGGGCAATTACTCACAGTTCATCTCTAAGTCCAGATCAGTACGATCACCCCCCGTACGGCATTTACCCTGTGACTCCCGGCCAGAGATCCCGCCGGCCCAAACTACAACACTCCACCTCTATACTGCGCAAACAGGCCGAGGAGGACGCCATCAAACGGTCCCGGTCACTATCAGAGAGCTATGAGTTGTCTTCTGATCTGCAGGACAAGCAG GTGGAAATGCTTGAGCGCAAATATGGAGGCCGTCTCGTAAGCAGACATGCAGCGCGCACCATACAGACCGCATTCCGCCAGTATCAGATGAACAAGAACTTTGAGCGGCTCAGAAGTTCCATGTCGGAGAATCGCATGTCCCGGCGCATCGTTCTGTCCAACATGAGGATGCAGTTTTCCTTTGAAGGACCAGAGAAAGTCCACAGCTCGTACTTTGAGGGTAAACAGGTTTCCATGAGCAACGACGGCACAAAAATGGGGCGTCTGGTTCAGTCTGAATGTGGAGATCGAGGGGAGCAAACATCTATGAAATCTCCAGCGGCATCCAGCGACTTTGCTGACGCCATTACTGAGCTGGAGGACGCCTTCTCCCGGCAGGTCAAGTCCCTCGCCGAGTCCATAGACGACGCGCTCAATTGCCGCAGCCTCCACACGGACGAGGCCCAATCAGCCGATCCGATCAGGGGGCGGGAAATAGAGAGGAGCGGTTCCGGGCAGATGAAAGCAGCACATAATGTGGATCACAGGAAACTGGACGAAATGACGGCGTCCTACAGTGATGTCACTTTGTACATTGATGAGGAAGAACtgtctcctcctcttcctctctcacAGTCCGTAGACAGAACCTCTAGCACAGATTCCGAACTGAGACTCAGGTCTATGAACTCTCAAGAGTACTGGTCCATGACGCACAAGGATGATAAGTTGGACACGGACACCAGTTGCAGGAGCACCCCGTCTCTGGATTGCCAAGACCACCGGTCACGGATAGACCACCTACCTTTACTCACCATCGAGCCTCCCAGCGACAGTTCCGTGGATCTCAGCGATCGTTCCGAACGAGGGTCCGTTAAAAGACAAAACGTGTATGAAAGAGGGATCCCCAATCAGCAGGGGAGTCCCAAACACATCCCCCATATCCCCACTAAGATTATACCCCGAGACGAGGAACAGCCCCGCCACAGGCCCCGGCCCATAGACGCCCAGTTGATTATTAACGGCACCGTCAATCGACAGAGTAAGTCTGAGTCGGATTATTCCGACGGGGACAATGACAGTATCAATAGCACTTCCAACTCCAACGACACCATCAACTGCAGCTCCGAGTCGTCTCGGGACAGTCTCCGGGAACAGACACTCAGCAAACAGACTTACCACAAGGAGACGCGCAACAGCTGGGACTCGCCTGCGTTCAGCAATGATGTCATCAGGAAACGCCACTATCGGATTGGCTTAAATCTCTTCAACAA GAAGCCGGAGAAGGGGGTCCAGTACCTGATAGAGAGGGGCTTCGTGCCGGACACACCCGTCGGGGTCGCACATTTCCTCCTGCAGAGAAAGGGACTGAGCCGACAGATGATCGGAGAATTTCTGGGTAATCGGCAGAAACAATTCAACAGGGACGTCCTGGA CTGCGTGGTGGATGAAATGGACTTTTCCGTGATGGAACTCGATGAAGCTCTCAGAAAATTTCAGGCTCATATTCGGGTACAGGGAGAGGCCCAGAAGGTGGAACGTTTAATTGAAGGCTTTAG CCAACGATACTGTATGTGTAACCCCGGGGTGGTCAGACAATTCCGGAACCCCGACACCATCTTCATCTTAGCGTTCGCCATCATCCTCCTCAATACGGACATGTACAGCCCCAACGTCAAACCCGAGCGCAAGATGAAATTAGAGGATTTTGTGAAAAACTTACGAG GGGTGGATGATGGGGAGGACATCCCGCGGGAAACTCTGGTTGGGATTTACGAGCGGATCCGCAAGCGGGAGCTGAAGACAAACGAGGATCACGTGTCGCAGGTGCAGAAAGTGGAAAAACTGATCGTTGGGAAGAAGCCG ATCGGATCCTTGCACCATGGACTGGGCTGT GTTCTCTCGTTACCTCACCGCAGGCTCGTCTGTTACTGTCGACTTTTCGAGGTTCCAGATCCAAATAAACCCCAGAAACTGGGTCTGCACCAGCGGGAAATCTTCCTGTTTAATGACCTGCTTGTG GTCACAAAGATTttccagaagaagaaaaattCTGTGACTTACAGTTTCCGGCAGTCGTTTTCCCTTTATGGAATGCAAGTTCTTCTGTTTGAGAATCAAT ATTACCCTAACGGCATTCGTCTCACCTCGGCCATCCCTGGTGCAGACATTAAGGTTCTCATCAACTTCAACGCCCCAAATCCTCAGGATCGAAAGAAATTCACGGATGATTTGCGAGAGTCCATAGCTGAGGTTCAAGAGATGGAAAAGTACAGAATAGAGTGTAAGTACAAAG CGGAGTTAGAAAAGCAAAAGGGAGTGGTGCGGCCCAGCATGTCCCAGAGCTCCAGCCTGAAGAAGGAGTCCGGTAACAGCGCTCTGAACAGGGCGTGTCTAGACGACAGCTACGCCTCAGGGGAGGGGCTAAAACGCAGCGCTCTAAGCAGCTCTCTCAGGGACCTCTCGGAAGCAG TCTTTGATCTCTTGTTTGGAAACAGCCCTTTGCATCCAA gcaagcgTGGGAGACGCAGCAGTGCAGGATCGCTAGACAGCAATATGGAA GGGTCCATCATTAGCAGCCCTCACATACGCCGACGAACCCCATCTACACGGGAGTGCCCATCTCGCCAGAGCATGCCTAGCTCTTCCTCCTCCCTCTTAGGCTCTTTGTTTGGCACAAAACGGGGCAAACCTTCTTCTTCGTCCCAAGGCCACTTGGCTTCCAGCGCATCCCAGTCGCAGCACCCGACTCTGATCTCCCATCAACGTCACTCAACGGGGGAACTGGTAGGGCCGTCTGAAGGCCAAACCCAGGCACAAGTACACGCTCAGCACTCCCAGTATTGTCACATACagcaaaaccctcctccctaccatcatcatcatcactatctGCCCCCTCAGCACCTTCAGCAGCACCAGTACCACCCCGTGGCACAGCACACCCCCTATATGCAACATGCACAACATTCCCACTCTTCCCACCCACCCCTCCCTCCCTCTGCAcattcccagcatgcacagcaccACCACAGCCAGCAGGCCTCCTCCTCATCTGTAAGCACCAAACCAAAACACAGCGGGATCAGTACAATAGTCTAG
- the LOC108704046 gene encoding IQ motif and SEC7 domain-containing protein 1 isoform X9, whose translation MWCLQCNSERTQSLLELKSDSCVEGDVPGNESGSLDGTSSYHQGAITHSSSLSPDQYDHPPYGIYPVTPGQRSRRPKLQHSTSILRKQAEEDAIKRSRSLSESYELSSDLQDKQVEMLERKYGGRLVSRHAARTIQTAFRQYQMNKNFERLRSSMSENRMSRRIVLSNMRMQFSFEGPEKVHSSYFEGKQVSMSNDGTKMGRLVQSECGDRGEQTSMKSPAASSDFADAITELEDAFSRQVKSLAESIDDALNCRSLHTDEAQSADPIRGREIERSGSGQMKAAHNVDHRKLDEMTASYSDVTLYIDEEELSPPLPLSQSVDRTSSTDSELRLRSMNSQEYWSMTHKDDKLDTDTSCRSTPSLDCQDHRSRIDHLPLLTIEPPSDSSVDLSDRSERGSVKRQNVYERGIPNQQGSPKHIPHIPTKIIPRDEEQPRHRPRPIDAQLIINGTVNRQSKSESDYSDGDNDSINSTSNSNDTINCSSESSRDSLREQTLSKQTYHKETRNSWDSPAFSNDVIRKRHYRIGLNLFNKKPEKGVQYLIERGFVPDTPVGVAHFLLQRKGLSRQMIGEFLGNRQKQFNRDVLDCVVDEMDFSVMELDEALRKFQAHIRVQGEAQKVERLIEGFSQRYCMCNPGVVRQFRNPDTIFILAFAIILLNTDMYSPNVKPERKMKLEDFVKNLRGVDDGEDIPRETLVGIYERIRKRELKTNEDHVSQVQKVEKLIVGKKPIGSLHHGLGCVLSLPHRRLVCYCRLFEVPDPNKPQKLGLHQREIFLFNDLLVVTKIFQKKKNSVTYSFRQSFSLYGMQVLLFENQYYPNGIRLTSAIPGADIKVLINFNAPNPQDRKKFTDDLRESIAEVQEMEKYRIECKYKAELEKQKGVVRPSMSQSSSLKKESGNSALNRACLDDSYASGEGLKRSALSSSLRDLSEAVFDLLFGNSPLHPSKRGRRSSAGSLDSNMEGSIISSPHIRRRTPSTRECPSRQSMPSSSSSLLGSLFGTKRGKPSSSSQGHLASSASQSQHPTLISHQRHSTGELVGPSEGQTQAQVHAQHSQYCHIQQNPPPYHHHHHYLPPQHLQQHQYHPVAQHTPYMQHAQHSHSSHPPLPPSAHSQHAQHHHSQQASSSSVSTKPKHSGISTIV comes from the exons TGTTGAGGGGGACGTTCCAGGGAATGAGAGCGGCTCACTAGACGGCACATCGAGTTACCACCAAGGGGCAATTACTCACAGTTCATCTCTAAGTCCAGATCAGTACGATCACCCCCCGTACGGCATTTACCCTGTGACTCCCGGCCAGAGATCCCGCCGGCCCAAACTACAACACTCCACCTCTATACTGCGCAAACAGGCCGAGGAGGACGCCATCAAACGGTCCCGGTCACTATCAGAGAGCTATGAGTTGTCTTCTGATCTGCAGGACAAGCAG GTGGAAATGCTTGAGCGCAAATATGGAGGCCGTCTCGTAAGCAGACATGCAGCGCGCACCATACAGACCGCATTCCGCCAGTATCAGATGAACAAGAACTTTGAGCGGCTCAGAAGTTCCATGTCGGAGAATCGCATGTCCCGGCGCATCGTTCTGTCCAACATGAGGATGCAGTTTTCCTTTGAAGGACCAGAGAAAGTCCACAGCTCGTACTTTGAGGGTAAACAGGTTTCCATGAGCAACGACGGCACAAAAATGGGGCGTCTGGTTCAGTCTGAATGTGGAGATCGAGGGGAGCAAACATCTATGAAATCTCCAGCGGCATCCAGCGACTTTGCTGACGCCATTACTGAGCTGGAGGACGCCTTCTCCCGGCAGGTCAAGTCCCTCGCCGAGTCCATAGACGACGCGCTCAATTGCCGCAGCCTCCACACGGACGAGGCCCAATCAGCCGATCCGATCAGGGGGCGGGAAATAGAGAGGAGCGGTTCCGGGCAGATGAAAGCAGCACATAATGTGGATCACAGGAAACTGGACGAAATGACGGCGTCCTACAGTGATGTCACTTTGTACATTGATGAGGAAGAACtgtctcctcctcttcctctctcacAGTCCGTAGACAGAACCTCTAGCACAGATTCCGAACTGAGACTCAGGTCTATGAACTCTCAAGAGTACTGGTCCATGACGCACAAGGATGATAAGTTGGACACGGACACCAGTTGCAGGAGCACCCCGTCTCTGGATTGCCAAGACCACCGGTCACGGATAGACCACCTACCTTTACTCACCATCGAGCCTCCCAGCGACAGTTCCGTGGATCTCAGCGATCGTTCCGAACGAGGGTCCGTTAAAAGACAAAACGTGTATGAAAGAGGGATCCCCAATCAGCAGGGGAGTCCCAAACACATCCCCCATATCCCCACTAAGATTATACCCCGAGACGAGGAACAGCCCCGCCACAGGCCCCGGCCCATAGACGCCCAGTTGATTATTAACGGCACCGTCAATCGACAGAGTAAGTCTGAGTCGGATTATTCCGACGGGGACAATGACAGTATCAATAGCACTTCCAACTCCAACGACACCATCAACTGCAGCTCCGAGTCGTCTCGGGACAGTCTCCGGGAACAGACACTCAGCAAACAGACTTACCACAAGGAGACGCGCAACAGCTGGGACTCGCCTGCGTTCAGCAATGATGTCATCAGGAAACGCCACTATCGGATTGGCTTAAATCTCTTCAACAA GAAGCCGGAGAAGGGGGTCCAGTACCTGATAGAGAGGGGCTTCGTGCCGGACACACCCGTCGGGGTCGCACATTTCCTCCTGCAGAGAAAGGGACTGAGCCGACAGATGATCGGAGAATTTCTGGGTAATCGGCAGAAACAATTCAACAGGGACGTCCTGGA CTGCGTGGTGGATGAAATGGACTTTTCCGTGATGGAACTCGATGAAGCTCTCAGAAAATTTCAGGCTCATATTCGGGTACAGGGAGAGGCCCAGAAGGTGGAACGTTTAATTGAAGGCTTTAG CCAACGATACTGTATGTGTAACCCCGGGGTGGTCAGACAATTCCGGAACCCCGACACCATCTTCATCTTAGCGTTCGCCATCATCCTCCTCAATACGGACATGTACAGCCCCAACGTCAAACCCGAGCGCAAGATGAAATTAGAGGATTTTGTGAAAAACTTACGAG GGGTGGATGATGGGGAGGACATCCCGCGGGAAACTCTGGTTGGGATTTACGAGCGGATCCGCAAGCGGGAGCTGAAGACAAACGAGGATCACGTGTCGCAGGTGCAGAAAGTGGAAAAACTGATCGTTGGGAAGAAGCCG ATCGGATCCTTGCACCATGGACTGGGCTGT GTTCTCTCGTTACCTCACCGCAGGCTCGTCTGTTACTGTCGACTTTTCGAGGTTCCAGATCCAAATAAACCCCAGAAACTGGGTCTGCACCAGCGGGAAATCTTCCTGTTTAATGACCTGCTTGTG GTCACAAAGATTttccagaagaagaaaaattCTGTGACTTACAGTTTCCGGCAGTCGTTTTCCCTTTATGGAATGCAAGTTCTTCTGTTTGAGAATCAAT ATTACCCTAACGGCATTCGTCTCACCTCGGCCATCCCTGGTGCAGACATTAAGGTTCTCATCAACTTCAACGCCCCAAATCCTCAGGATCGAAAGAAATTCACGGATGATTTGCGAGAGTCCATAGCTGAGGTTCAAGAGATGGAAAAGTACAGAATAGAGTGTAAGTACAAAG CGGAGTTAGAAAAGCAAAAGGGAGTGGTGCGGCCCAGCATGTCCCAGAGCTCCAGCCTGAAGAAGGAGTCCGGTAACAGCGCTCTGAACAGGGCGTGTCTAGACGACAGCTACGCCTCAGGGGAGGGGCTAAAACGCAGCGCTCTAAGCAGCTCTCTCAGGGACCTCTCGGAAGCAG TCTTTGATCTCTTGTTTGGAAACAGCCCTTTGCATCCAA gcaagcgTGGGAGACGCAGCAGTGCAGGATCGCTAGACAGCAATATGGAA GGGTCCATCATTAGCAGCCCTCACATACGCCGACGAACCCCATCTACACGGGAGTGCCCATCTCGCCAGAGCATGCCTAGCTCTTCCTCCTCCCTCTTAGGCTCTTTGTTTGGCACAAAACGGGGCAAACCTTCTTCTTCGTCCCAAGGCCACTTGGCTTCCAGCGCATCCCAGTCGCAGCACCCGACTCTGATCTCCCATCAACGTCACTCAACGGGGGAACTGGTAGGGCCGTCTGAAGGCCAAACCCAGGCACAAGTACACGCTCAGCACTCCCAGTATTGTCACATACagcaaaaccctcctccctaccatcatcatcatcactatctGCCCCCTCAGCACCTTCAGCAGCACCAGTACCACCCCGTGGCACAGCACACCCCCTATATGCAACATGCACAACATTCCCACTCTTCCCACCCACCCCTCCCTCCCTCTGCAcattcccagcatgcacagcaccACCACAGCCAGCAGGCCTCCTCCTCATCTGTAAGCACCAAACCAAAACACAGCGGGATCAGTACAATAGTCTAG